A window of Rhododendron vialii isolate Sample 1 chromosome 13a, ASM3025357v1 contains these coding sequences:
- the LOC131314923 gene encoding exosome complex component RRP41-like, with protein sequence MAGKSGATPTTYSPSPTTQNKKRPPIFNDVDWVRPDGRGFHQCRPAFLRTGAVNSASGSAYAEFGNTKVIVSVFGPRESKKAMMYSDIGRLNCNVSYTTFATPVRGQGSDHKEFSSILHKALEGGIILDSFPKTTVDVFALVLESGGGDLPVVISCASLALADAGIMMYDLIASVSVSCLGKNLVIDPISEEESYQDGSLMITCMPSRNEVTQLTVTGEWSTPKIHEAMELCLDACSKLGKIMRSCLKEAASPVQD encoded by the exons atGGCCGGCAAATCCGGAGCAACTCCGACGACCTACTCGCCGTCGCCGACTACACAGAACAAGAAGAGACCGCCCATTTTCAACGACGTCGACTGGGTTCGCCCCGACGGCCGCGGCTTCCATCAGTGCCGCCCTGCCT TTTTAAGGACTGGTGCAGTGAATTCAGCTTCTGGATCTGCTTATGCAGAATTTGGGAATACAAAGGTCATCGTGTCCGT ATTTGGGCCAAGGGAAAGTAAGAAAGCAATGATGTACAGTGATATAGGGCGGCTGAATTGCAATGTCAGTTATACAACTTTTGCTACCCCAGTTCGTGGACAG GGATCAGACCACAAGGAGTTTTCTTCGATTCTTCATAAAGCTTTGGAAGGTGGTATAATACTGGATTCTTTTCCTAAGACTACTGTGGATGTTTTTGCATTGGTGTTGGAATCTGGTGGCG GTGATCTTCCTGTGGTGATATCATGTGCTAGTCTAGCACTAGCGGATGCAGGGATTATGATGTATGACTTGATTGCCTCTGTTTCTGTG TCTTGTCTAGGGAAGAACCTTGTCATCGATCCCATTTCAGAAGAAGAAAGCTACCAAGATGGAAGCTTAATGATAACTTGTATGCCTTCCCGTAACGAGGTTACTCAACTGACTGTTACTGGAGAATGGTCAACCCCGAAGATTCACGAG GCAATGGAGCTATGCCTTGATGCTTGCTCTAAACTGGGGAAGATCATGAGGTCATGTTTGAAAGAGGCTGCTTCTCCTGTACAAGATTAG